The Leishmania mexicana MHOM/GT/2001/U1103 complete genome, chromosome 26 genome includes a window with the following:
- a CDS encoding putative electon transport protein SCO1/SCO2: MSEAVDEMRDNPVWMLWALGFLALGVVTVVVSIRIRREQMRFDPKLRAVKSFDSPEGPSIGGPFSLVDVKTGKRVTDVDMKGKWLYIYFGFTNCPDVCPEEMAKMARVIKHLDKKVGKDYWQPIFISLDPKRDTPAKIREYLSDFSPRIMGLVGTQAEVEEAARQYRVYFAIPDEEAMSEDDYLVDHSIIMYLIDPEGRFSDYTTKEFQWFESYSKLLRRMMDYERHRATVEQQRAQRGEAPLADGEAPANLEIANLASMLDNAEAKAMQEDALRNQPKGLSSLRS, encoded by the coding sequence ATGAGCGAGGCCGTGGATGAGATGCGCGACAACCCTGTGTGGATGCTGTGGGCGCTGGGATTCCTGGCGCTCGGTGTGGTGACCGTTGTCGTATCGATTCGGATTCGCCGGGAGCAGATGCGTTTTGACCCGAAGCTGCGCGCGGTGAAATCCTTCGACAGCCCAGAGGGGCCCAGCATTGGTGGGCCGTTTAGCTTGGTCGACGTCAAGACGGGAAAGCGTGTCACGGATGTGGACATGAAGGGTAAGTGGCTGTACATCTACTTTGGGTTCACGAACTGCCCTGATGTGTGCCCGGAGGAGATGGCAAAGATGGCCCGCGTCATCAAACACCTCGACAAGAAGGTTGGAAAGGACTACTGGCAGCCCATCTTCATCTCCCTCGACCCGAAGCGCGACACGCCGGCGAAGATACGCGAGTACCTGAGCGACTTCTCGCCACGCATCATGGGCCTGGTGGGGACGCAGGCCgaggtcgaggaggcggctcGGCAGTACCGCGTCTACTTCGCCATCCCAGATGAGGAGGCCATGTCTGAGGACGACTACCTAGTGGACCATTCCATCATCATGTACCTCATTGACCCCGAGGGGCGCTTCTCCGACTACACCACGAAGGAGTTCCAGTGGTTTGAGAGCTACAgcaagctgctgcgccgcatgaTGGACTACGAGCGGCATAGGGCGActgtggagcagcagcgtgcgcagcgcggtGAGGCACCGCTGGCAGATGGAGAGGCACCTGCCAACTTGGAGATTGCGAATTTGGCGTCGATGCTCGACAACGCGGAAGCCAAGGCGATGCAGGAGGATGCGCTGCGGAATCAGCCGAAGGGTTTGTCGTCGCTTCGATCTTGA